The following are encoded in a window of Lacinutrix sp. WUR7 genomic DNA:
- a CDS encoding DUF1573 domain-containing protein has translation MKKAILLSFAMLAMTTVGMAQNTTKASEAKTVANEDGAKIEFESETIDYGTIENSSDGNREFTFTNTGTTPLVITNAKGSCGCTVPTWPKQAIAPGESSVIGVRYATDRTGSFSKSITLTSNAVNAPKKVIHIKGKVKPKPIEDKNI, from the coding sequence ATGAAAAAAGCAATTTTATTAAGTTTTGCTATGCTAGCAATGACAACAGTAGGAATGGCTCAAAACACCACAAAAGCTAGTGAAGCAAAAACAGTAGCTAATGAAGATGGCGCAAAAATTGAGTTTGAATCAGAAACCATAGATTATGGTACTATTGAAAACAGCTCGGATGGAAATAGGGAGTTTACCTTTACAAATACAGGTACGACACCTCTAGTAATAACAAATGCGAAAGGTTCTTGCGGATGCACAGTCCCAACATGGCCAAAACAAGCTATTGCTCCTGGTGAATCTTCTGTTATTGGCGTACGTTATGCAACAGACAGAACTGGATCTTTTTCTAAAAGTATCACACTAACTTCTAACGCTGTAAATGCTCCTAAAAAAGTAATACACATTAAAGGAAAGGTGAAACCAAAACCAATAGAAGACAAGAATATTTAA
- the mutS gene encoding DNA mismatch repair protein MutS gives MAKKEKKVTPLMKQYNAIKVKHPDALLLFRVGDFYETFGADAIKTAGILGIILTKRGAGSESEIELAGFPHHSLNTYLPKLVKAGERVAICDQLEDPKLTKNIVKRGVTELVTPGVALNDEVLVSKSNNFLCSVYFEKSKIGISLLDVSTGEFLTSQGNAEYIDKLLQNFSPSEVLVSKQKRTLFNETFGADLHTFYLEDWVYQTDYANETLIKHFNTKTLKGFGIADLHEGIIASGSILHYLSETQHNKLQHITSVSRIAEDDYVWMDRFTIRNLELYNSTNNNAVTLLNVIDKTISPMGGRLLKRWLALPLKNVEKIKQRHEVVDFFTKDKTTLQKIQNHIKHIGDIERLISKVATAKVNPREVIQLKNSLEAILPIKVLSSNCDNESLKIIGDKLQSCDILREKIKTMLNEEAPVNVLKGSTIALGFSEELDELRALSTSGKDYLNKMLQRESERTGITSLKIASNNVFGYYIEVRNTHKDKVPEEWVRKQTLVNAERYITEELKEYETKILGAEEKILAIEQKLFAELVTWMNQYIKPVQQNAYLIGQLDCLAGFAQLAKDNKYIYPVIDDSHDLEIKDGRHPVIEKQLPIGEPYIANDVFLDRDAQQMIMITGPNMSGKSAILRQTALIVLLAQMGSFVPAKAARIGLVDKIFTRVGASDNISMGESTFMVEMNETASILNNISNRSLVLLDEIGRGTSTYDGISIAWAISEYLHEHPAKPKTLFATHYHELNEMTETFTRIKNYNVSVKELKDNVLFLRKLVPGGSEHSFGIHVAKMAGMPQQVIHRANKILKKLEKSHSSEELTDKVKSLKDEMQLSFFNLDDPLLEEIKEEILDIDIDTLTPVEALMKLNEIKRMLVKKKEV, from the coding sequence TTGGCAAAAAAAGAAAAGAAAGTAACCCCTTTAATGAAGCAGTATAATGCTATAAAAGTGAAGCATCCAGATGCTTTATTATTATTTCGTGTTGGTGATTTTTATGAAACCTTTGGTGCAGATGCTATTAAAACCGCAGGTATTTTAGGAATTATTTTAACCAAACGAGGCGCAGGAAGCGAAAGCGAAATTGAACTTGCAGGCTTTCCGCATCATTCTTTAAATACCTATTTACCAAAATTAGTAAAAGCTGGTGAGCGTGTTGCTATTTGCGACCAATTAGAAGATCCTAAGCTAACCAAAAATATTGTAAAAAGAGGTGTTACCGAACTTGTAACTCCTGGAGTTGCGCTTAATGATGAGGTTTTAGTCTCTAAATCGAATAACTTTTTATGTTCGGTTTATTTTGAAAAAAGTAAAATAGGAATTTCCCTTTTAGATGTATCTACTGGTGAGTTTTTAACTTCACAAGGAAATGCAGAATATATAGATAAGTTACTTCAAAATTTTAGTCCGAGTGAAGTATTAGTGTCCAAACAGAAGAGAACGCTATTTAATGAAACTTTTGGTGCCGACCTCCATACTTTTTATTTGGAAGATTGGGTATATCAAACCGATTATGCAAACGAAACTTTAATTAAGCATTTTAATACAAAAACATTAAAAGGTTTTGGTATTGCCGATTTGCATGAAGGAATTATAGCTTCTGGTTCGATTTTGCATTATTTAAGCGAAACACAGCATAATAAATTACAACATATTACTTCTGTTTCTAGAATTGCAGAAGACGATTATGTTTGGATGGACCGATTTACCATTCGAAATTTAGAACTGTATAACTCGACCAACAATAATGCAGTGACACTTTTAAATGTTATTGATAAAACCATTTCTCCAATGGGAGGACGTTTATTAAAGCGCTGGTTGGCCTTACCATTAAAGAATGTTGAGAAAATAAAACAGCGTCATGAAGTGGTAGATTTCTTTACTAAAGATAAAACGACGCTTCAGAAAATACAGAATCACATCAAGCATATTGGGGATATAGAAAGATTAATCTCTAAGGTGGCAACTGCAAAGGTAAATCCTAGAGAGGTTATTCAGCTTAAGAATTCTTTGGAAGCAATATTGCCAATAAAAGTATTATCGTCTAATTGCGATAATGAATCTCTCAAGATTATTGGTGACAAATTACAAAGCTGTGATATACTTCGTGAGAAGATTAAAACGATGCTTAATGAAGAAGCTCCTGTTAATGTTTTAAAAGGAAGCACTATTGCGTTAGGATTTTCTGAAGAATTAGATGAGCTTCGTGCCTTGTCTACTTCTGGTAAAGATTATTTGAATAAGATGTTACAACGTGAAAGTGAGCGTACCGGAATCACTTCGCTTAAAATAGCATCTAACAATGTATTTGGTTATTATATAGAAGTACGAAATACGCATAAAGATAAAGTCCCAGAAGAATGGGTTAGAAAGCAAACCTTAGTAAATGCAGAAAGGTATATTACGGAAGAACTTAAAGAATACGAAACTAAAATTTTAGGTGCCGAAGAAAAAATTCTAGCCATAGAACAAAAGTTGTTTGCTGAATTGGTTACTTGGATGAATCAATACATAAAACCGGTACAACAAAATGCGTATTTAATTGGTCAGTTAGATTGCTTGGCTGGTTTTGCACAATTAGCAAAAGATAATAAGTACATCTATCCGGTTATTGATGATTCTCATGATTTGGAAATAAAAGATGGTCGTCACCCAGTAATTGAAAAACAATTACCAATTGGTGAGCCTTATATTGCGAATGATGTGTTTTTAGATAGAGATGCACAACAGATGATTATGATTACTGGTCCAAATATGTCTGGTAAGTCGGCTATTTTGCGTCAAACCGCATTAATAGTACTCTTGGCTCAAATGGGAAGTTTTGTTCCTGCAAAAGCCGCTAGAATTGGTTTAGTAGATAAAATATTTACTAGAGTAGGAGCGAGTGATAATATTTCGATGGGAGAATCTACATTTATGGTAGAAATGAATGAGACCGCTTCTATTTTGAATAATATTAGTAATCGAAGTTTAGTCTTGTTAGATGAAATAGGAAGAGGAACAAGTACCTACGATGGTATTTCTATAGCTTGGGCAATTAGCGAGTATTTGCATGAGCATCCTGCAAAGCCAAAAACACTTTTTGCGACACATTATCATGAGTTAAATGAAATGACCGAAACATTTACTAGAATAAAAAACTACAATGTTTCTGTAAAAGAACTAAAAGATAATGTTTTGTTCTTGCGTAAGCTCGTTCCTGGCGGAAGTGAGCATAGTTTTGGAATTCACGTAGCTAAAATGGCTGGAATGCCACAGCAGGTAATACATCGTGCTAATAAAATATTAAAGAAATTAGAAAAATCACATTCTAGCGAAGAACTTACCGATAAAGTAAAATCGTTAAAAGATGAAATGCAATTGAGTTTCTTTAATTTAGACGATCCATTGCTAGAAGAAATTAAAGAAGAGATTTTAGATATTGATATTGATACACTTACGCCTGTAGAAGCGTTGATGAAACTTAACGAAATAAAACGAATGTTGGTGAAGAAAAAGGAGGTCTGA
- a CDS encoding 3-deoxy-D-manno-octulosonic acid transferase — protein MGFIYNILISLTSLVLKGVALFNTKINKGVQGRKQTFAVLKNNILKTDTCIWFHCASLGEYEQGLPVFKEIRKLYPNHKIVLTFFSPSGYEIRKDTEIADIVVYLPLDTKKNAKNFMDLVNPDLTVFVKYDIWPNFLKEIKKRQLKAILIAALFRPNHSFFKFYGKEQRNALFAFDHIFTQNETSKTLLHTIGYNKVTVSGDTRFDRVYSQLSQNNTLAFIEDFKQDSLCIVAGSTWPEDENILIDYINKNASEKLKFIIAPHNIKSAQIDRFIKQLQVPSIKYSEKENQDISKSMVFIMDTIGLLSKTYSYADIAYVGGAMGNTGLHNTLEPAVFGIPVLIGKNYKKFPEAYAMLEEGGIFSVKNKEELALTLDELIKNKEKRERSGAQNFNYIKKNKEAVIQIIRYIRK, from the coding sequence TTGGGTTTCATTTATAACATACTTATTTCTTTAACTTCTCTTGTTTTAAAAGGAGTAGCCCTATTTAACACCAAAATTAATAAAGGTGTCCAAGGAAGAAAACAAACATTCGCAGTTTTAAAAAACAATATTTTAAAAACGGATACTTGTATCTGGTTTCATTGTGCCTCCTTGGGAGAATACGAACAAGGACTTCCCGTTTTTAAAGAAATTAGAAAGCTTTATCCGAATCATAAAATTGTGCTTACTTTTTTTTCGCCTTCTGGTTATGAAATAAGAAAAGACACAGAAATAGCAGATATTGTTGTCTACCTTCCTTTAGACACTAAGAAAAATGCTAAAAATTTCATGGATCTTGTAAATCCGGATTTAACCGTATTTGTAAAGTATGATATTTGGCCAAATTTTTTAAAGGAAATAAAAAAACGTCAATTAAAAGCCATTTTAATAGCTGCGCTTTTTAGACCTAATCATTCTTTTTTCAAATTCTACGGAAAAGAACAACGAAATGCGTTATTTGCTTTCGATCATATTTTCACGCAAAATGAAACTTCCAAAACCCTATTGCACACCATAGGCTATAATAAGGTTACCGTTTCTGGAGATACCCGTTTTGATCGTGTTTATAGTCAGTTATCACAAAACAACACCTTAGCTTTTATTGAAGATTTCAAACAAGATAGTTTATGCATTGTTGCAGGAAGCACTTGGCCGGAAGACGAAAATATCTTAATAGATTATATCAATAAAAACGCTTCCGAAAAACTTAAATTCATTATTGCACCTCATAATATTAAAAGTGCACAAATTGATCGTTTTATTAAACAACTGCAAGTACCAAGCATTAAGTATTCTGAAAAAGAAAACCAAGACATCTCTAAATCCATGGTTTTTATAATGGATACTATTGGTTTATTGTCTAAAACCTACAGCTATGCAGATATTGCTTATGTTGGAGGTGCAATGGGCAATACAGGTTTACACAACACATTAGAACCTGCTGTTTTTGGTATACCTGTACTAATTGGCAAAAATTACAAAAAATTCCCTGAAGCTTATGCCATGTTAGAAGAAGGAGGTATATTTTCGGTAAAAAACAAAGAAGAACTAGCCTTAACTTTAGACGAATTGATTAAAAATAAAGAAAAGAGAGAGCGATCTGGAGCCCAAAACTTTAATTATATTAAAAAAAATAAGGAGGCAGTCATCCAAATCATTCGTTATATACGTAAATAG
- a CDS encoding DegT/DnrJ/EryC1/StrS aminotransferase family protein, with product MVDLKGQYAGIKDIVNPTIQEIIDNASFINGPKVHEFQKNLEEYLGVKHVIPCANGTDALQIAMMGLGLKPGDEVITADFTFAATVEVIALLQLTPVLVDVDPNDFNISVDAIKKAITPKTKAIVPVHLFGQCANMEAIMKLAEEHNLYVIEDNAQAIGATYTYSDGKKAKAGTMGHIASTSFFPSKNLGGYGDGGAIFTNDDALAHTIRGIVNHGMYERYHHDVVGVNSRLDSIQAAVLNAKLPHLDTYNKARQSAARKYSKALEGIASITTPQVSKTCGAICEDCDCHVFHQYTLKLNNVDRDGLVKFLNSHDIPCGVYYPIPLHNQKAYQDTRYNEADFPVTNQLVKEVISLPMHTELDDEQIQFITDKIKEFITNN from the coding sequence ATGGTTGACCTTAAAGGTCAATATGCAGGTATAAAAGATATAGTTAATCCAACTATTCAAGAAATAATAGATAACGCATCATTTATTAATGGACCAAAAGTTCATGAATTTCAGAAAAACTTAGAAGAATATTTAGGTGTAAAACACGTTATCCCTTGTGCCAATGGTACAGATGCATTGCAAATAGCAATGATGGGTTTAGGTTTAAAACCAGGAGATGAAGTTATTACAGCCGACTTTACATTCGCTGCAACTGTTGAAGTAATCGCATTATTGCAATTAACTCCAGTTTTAGTAGATGTAGATCCAAACGACTTTAATATTAGTGTAGATGCGATTAAAAAAGCAATAACACCAAAAACAAAAGCGATAGTTCCTGTGCATTTATTTGGACAATGTGCCAATATGGAAGCAATCATGAAACTTGCCGAAGAACATAATTTATACGTTATAGAAGATAATGCACAAGCAATTGGTGCTACATATACCTATAGTGATGGCAAAAAGGCTAAAGCAGGAACTATGGGGCATATTGCTTCTACTTCCTTTTTTCCTTCCAAGAACTTAGGCGGTTATGGTGATGGAGGAGCAATTTTTACTAATGATGATGCTTTGGCACATACCATTAGAGGAATTGTAAATCACGGCATGTACGAACGTTATCATCATGATGTCGTGGGAGTGAATTCAAGGTTAGATTCTATTCAAGCAGCTGTGTTAAATGCTAAATTACCACATTTAGATACGTATAATAAGGCGAGACAATCTGCCGCAAGAAAATACAGTAAAGCTCTAGAAGGGATCGCTAGTATTACAACACCGCAGGTTTCTAAAACATGTGGTGCAATTTGCGAAGATTGTGATTGTCACGTTTTTCATCAATACACGTTAAAGCTAAATAATGTAGATAGAGATGGCTTAGTAAAGTTTTTAAATAGCCATGATATTCCATGTGGTGTGTACTATCCAATTCCGTTACACAACCAAAAAGCGTATCAAGATACCAGATATAACGAAGCAGATTTTCCGGTTACTAACCAATTGGTAAAAGAAGTCATTTCTTTACCAATGCACACCGAGTTAGACGATGAGCAAATACAGTTTATCACCGATAAGATTAAAGAGTTTATAACAAATAATTAG
- a CDS encoding RNA methyltransferase, producing MRKLKNNELDRLSVEDFKTSAKTPISIILDNIRSLNNIGSVFRTSDAFLVEKIYLCGITATPPHKDIHKTALGSTDTVAWEYAENTLDVVEKLKNENVKICAIEQAENATMLNDFTPEANHKYALVFGNEVKGVAQDVVSKSDVVIEIPQFGTKHSLNISVSCGVVVWDVFSKLQKI from the coding sequence ATGAGAAAACTAAAAAATAACGAACTAGATCGATTAAGTGTTGAAGATTTTAAAACTTCGGCAAAGACACCTATTAGTATCATTTTAGATAATATTAGAAGCTTAAACAATATTGGCTCTGTATTTAGAACTAGTGATGCTTTTTTAGTTGAAAAAATTTATCTCTGCGGAATTACCGCTACGCCACCACATAAAGACATACACAAAACAGCTTTAGGAAGCACAGACACTGTTGCTTGGGAATATGCGGAAAACACTTTAGATGTTGTTGAAAAGCTAAAAAACGAAAACGTAAAAATATGCGCGATTGAACAAGCGGAAAACGCAACGATGCTAAACGATTTTACACCGGAAGCTAACCATAAATACGCGCTAGTTTTTGGCAATGAAGTTAAAGGTGTTGCACAAGATGTAGTTTCAAAAAGTGATGTGGTTATTGAAATCCCTCAATTTGGAACCAAGCATTCCCTTAATATTTCGGTGAGTTGTGGTGTTGTGGTTTGGGATGTTTTTAGTAAGCTTCAGAAGATATAA
- a CDS encoding queuosine precursor transporter, with the protein MTLKDKLAAQRIYLFLGALFITSLVVSNLIFQKFFYWYPVNVEIFGSKLFEISVGILPYPITFLVTDLISEIYGKKRANDIVIAGIFASFFSMLIVYVANAAPATSWSPVDNKLFTTVFGSTAIAVFASMMAYLFAQLIDIQIYHFWKRVTKGKHLWLRNNFSTFFSQFVDTFTILILLCSFHIIAWDKFAGLLAAGFIFKVLIAIFDTPFLYLGVYLFRKRFNLKTNEEIDLL; encoded by the coding sequence ATGACATTAAAAGATAAACTTGCTGCACAACGTATTTACCTGTTTTTAGGTGCTCTATTTATAACTTCGTTAGTGGTTTCTAATTTAATATTTCAAAAATTTTTTTATTGGTACCCTGTAAATGTAGAAATTTTTGGATCGAAGTTATTTGAGATTTCAGTAGGTATTTTACCATACCCTATTACTTTTTTAGTAACCGATTTAATAAGTGAAATTTACGGAAAAAAGCGAGCCAACGATATTGTTATCGCTGGAATTTTCGCTTCCTTTTTTTCCATGCTAATTGTTTATGTCGCCAATGCAGCACCAGCTACAAGTTGGTCGCCAGTAGACAACAAATTATTCACCACTGTTTTTGGAAGCACAGCAATTGCTGTTTTTGCTAGTATGATGGCTTACTTATTTGCACAATTAATAGATATTCAGATTTACCATTTCTGGAAAAGAGTCACCAAAGGAAAACATTTATGGTTGCGAAATAACTTCTCCACCTTTTTCTCTCAGTTTGTAGATACTTTTACCATTTTAATATTACTATGCTCTTTTCATATTATAGCTTGGGATAAATTTGCGGGATTGTTAGCTGCAGGATTTATTTTTAAAGTGCTCATCGCTATTTTTGACACGCCTTTTTTATACTTAGGCGTCTATCTTTTTAGAAAACGTTTTAATTTAAAAACTAACGAAGAAATAGATTTACTTTAA
- a CDS encoding AsmA-like C-terminal region-containing protein — translation MKKALKIIGITLLIIVALLVAIPFMFKSQIKDMVKRFINENMNAKVEFSDVNLSFLSSFPQAHVSVDDLVITNFAPFKDETFATAKSITFNMSIKELFKTADEGPIIINAINVNEALLTLKTNKLGDVNYDIVKQKENQNTEASADEKGFTLDIEDYAINNSAFTYLDEKSNVTFYITELNHSGKGTFSGDVSQLDTNTEARVSLKLDSTQYLNNNTIKLDALIGLDLENSKYTFKENKAIINQLPLAFQGYVQMVDEGQDIDISFENTGSDFKDFLAIVPEAYSKNIEDVATTGTFKVKGIIKGLSSDTTIPHLDIKVTSNNASFKYPDLPKSVENIIINASVKNDDGNVDNTYVDIKALNFKIDEDIFKSSATLKNITKNMFVNADIDGVLNLANITKAYPVTLEKELSGILKAKLNTSFDMNAIETNTYQRIKNNGTVGITDFIFSGEDIVNPIHISKADITFHPGTVSLNSFDARTGTSDINATGTINNLLGFLLSDGKLKGNFNVKSNTFAVNDFMVAETETATKNKTTTEEASLKIPAFLDCSIQADAKTVLYDNLTLKNVKGSLKIKNEQANLENLTTNIFDGDLAISGLVDTKNKTPLFNMNLGIANFDISQSFKELELLQSLAPIAKILQGKLNTTINLSGALDEEFSPDLASVSGNAIAELLTTNISSENAPLLSKLNGAFSFIDFDKLDLKDLKTKLDFKDGKVNVKPFDIKYKDINITVDGSHGFDKSMAYNAVLQVPAKYLGSEVNQLIGKINDPAVDKITIPVTATIGGTFTAPTVKTDLTSGVTNLTKQLIEIQKQKLLNQGTQQLQDLIGDALGGTKPKNDSTKTQTNNPIKDVLGGIIGGNSTNTNTADTTNTETAPKKPTVEDGVKDILGGLFGGKKKKETTKDSIK, via the coding sequence ATGAAGAAAGCCTTAAAAATTATTGGTATTACTTTACTTATTATTGTGGCACTTTTAGTTGCCATTCCTTTTATGTTTAAATCGCAAATTAAGGATATGGTAAAACGTTTTATAAACGAAAACATGAATGCTAAAGTAGAATTTAGCGATGTAAACCTTAGCTTTTTAAGCAGTTTTCCGCAAGCGCATGTTAGTGTAGACGATTTAGTAATTACTAATTTCGCTCCTTTTAAAGACGAAACTTTTGCCACAGCGAAGTCCATTACTTTTAATATGTCTATAAAAGAATTATTTAAAACTGCAGACGAAGGACCTATAATTATAAACGCCATAAATGTAAATGAAGCATTACTGACTTTAAAAACAAACAAACTTGGCGATGTAAATTATGATATTGTAAAGCAAAAAGAAAACCAAAATACAGAAGCTTCTGCAGATGAAAAAGGATTTACCTTAGACATAGAAGATTACGCTATAAACAATAGTGCTTTCACCTATTTAGACGAAAAATCGAACGTTACTTTTTATATCACAGAATTGAATCATTCTGGAAAAGGAACTTTTTCTGGTGATGTTTCTCAGTTAGATACCAATACAGAAGCTAGAGTCAGTTTAAAACTAGACAGCACACAATATTTAAACAACAACACTATTAAATTAGATGCCTTAATTGGTCTAGATTTAGAAAATAGCAAATACACTTTTAAAGAAAATAAAGCGATTATCAATCAGCTACCGCTAGCTTTTCAAGGATATGTGCAAATGGTAGATGAAGGTCAGGATATTGATATTTCTTTTGAAAATACGGGTTCCGATTTCAAAGACTTCCTAGCCATTGTTCCTGAAGCATATTCAAAAAACATAGAAGATGTAGCAACTACAGGAACCTTTAAAGTAAAAGGAATTATAAAAGGACTAAGTAGCGATACCACCATTCCGCATTTAGATATTAAGGTGACCTCTAATAATGCTTCGTTTAAATATCCGGACTTACCAAAAAGTGTAGAAAACATCATCATAAATGCATCGGTAAAAAACGATGACGGAAACGTAGACAATACCTATGTGGATATAAAAGCTTTAAACTTTAAAATAGACGAAGACATCTTTAAGTCATCTGCAACTCTAAAAAACATCACTAAAAACATGTTTGTAAACGCCGACATTGATGGTGTTTTAAATCTAGCAAACATCACCAAAGCGTATCCTGTAACTTTAGAAAAAGAATTAAGCGGAATTTTAAAAGCAAAGTTAAATACTTCTTTTGACATGAATGCTATAGAAACAAACACATACCAACGTATTAAAAATAATGGTACAGTAGGTATTACTGATTTCATCTTTTCTGGAGAAGATATTGTAAATCCGATTCATATTAGTAAAGCAGATATTACTTTTCATCCTGGAACCGTTTCCCTAAACAGTTTTGATGCACGAACAGGAACTAGTGACATAAACGCAACAGGAACCATTAACAACCTATTAGGTTTTTTACTTAGTGACGGTAAATTAAAAGGAAACTTTAATGTAAAGTCGAATACTTTTGCGGTAAACGACTTTATGGTTGCTGAAACAGAAACAGCTACCAAAAACAAAACAACTACAGAGGAAGCATCTCTTAAAATTCCAGCATTTTTAGATTGCAGTATTCAAGCGGATGCAAAAACAGTTTTATATGATAACCTAACCCTTAAAAACGTAAAAGGGTCTCTTAAAATAAAAAACGAACAAGCCAATTTAGAAAATCTAACAACCAATATTTTTGATGGTGATTTAGCCATCTCTGGTTTGGTGGACACAAAAAACAAGACACCACTTTTTAATATGAATCTTGGTATTGCTAATTTTGACATCTCGCAATCTTTTAAAGAATTAGAATTACTACAAAGTTTAGCGCCTATTGCAAAAATTTTACAAGGAAAACTAAACACAACCATTAATCTTTCTGGTGCCTTAGATGAAGAATTTTCACCAGATTTAGCTTCGGTTTCTGGAAATGCAATTGCAGAGTTATTAACTACAAATATTTCTTCCGAAAATGCTCCTTTATTAAGTAAACTAAATGGTGCATTTAGCTTTATCGATTTTGATAAACTAGATTTAAAAGACCTTAAAACAAAATTAGATTTTAAAGACGGAAAAGTAAACGTAAAACCTTTTGATATCAAATACAAAGATATCAATATTACTGTAGATGGATCTCATGGTTTTGATAAAAGCATGGCTTACAATGCCGTTTTACAAGTTCCTGCTAAATACCTAGGAAGTGAAGTCAATCAACTTATTGGTAAAATAAACGATCCTGCCGTAGATAAGATAACTATTCCTGTAACAGCAACAATTGGTGGTACTTTTACTGCTCCAACCGTTAAAACAGATTTAACTAGCGGTGTTACCAATTTAACAAAACAGCTTATTGAGATACAAAAGCAAAAACTTTTAAATCAAGGGACACAACAATTGCAAGATTTAATTGGAGATGCTTTAGGTGGAACCAAACCTAAAAACGATTCCACAAAAACACAAACCAATAATCCAATTAAAGATGTACTTGGAGGTATTATAGGAGGAAACAGTACAAACACTAATACCGCCGATACGACAAACACAGAAACAGCCCCTAAAAAACCTACTGTTGAAGATGGTGTAAAAGACATTTTAGGCGGACTTTTTGGAGGGAAAAAGAAGAAAGAAACTACAAAAGATTCGATTAAGTAA
- the rpsU gene encoding 30S ribosomal protein S21 produces the protein MLRIEIKEGENIERALKRYKRKHRNVKVMQNLRENQFFTKPSVKRRRQVQKASYIQGLRDAEDI, from the coding sequence ATGTTAAGAATAGAAATAAAAGAAGGAGAAAATATAGAACGTGCTTTAAAACGTTACAAGCGTAAACACAGAAATGTGAAAGTTATGCAAAACTTAAGAGAAAACCAGTTTTTCACTAAGCCATCTGTAAAACGTAGAAGACAAGTACAAAAAGCATCTTACATCCAAGGATTAAGAGACGCTGAAGATATTTAG
- the folK gene encoding 2-amino-4-hydroxy-6-hydroxymethyldihydropteridine diphosphokinase, protein MSQPKKAYISLGSNQGDKFKNLQNAIDCIHEQVGNIKIISKVYKTPAFGFEGEAFYNTCLILETEFKASKLLKILLDIEKQLGRVRSKKEGYESRIIDLDIIFYADEVIDTKSLQIPHPEMHKRKFVLQPLHNITSQMKHPVLGKEVSVLLEACEDTSVLEPVNIWLKNPSKQYDFSKYNFIAIEGNIGAGKTSLTNKMAHDFNAKLILERFADNPFLPKFYKEPKRYAFTLEMSFLADRYQQISDDLSQLDLFKDFIVSDYDVFKSLIFSKITLPEDEFKLYRKLFYQVYKDIAKPDLYVYLYQNTERLQANIKKRGRNYEKDIENDYLDKINSGYLEFLKEQTELNIKIIDISNKDFVKNRADYLWLLDRICE, encoded by the coding sequence ATGAGCCAACCAAAAAAAGCATACATTTCTTTAGGAAGCAACCAAGGCGACAAATTTAAAAATTTGCAAAACGCTATTGATTGTATTCACGAACAAGTTGGTAATATTAAAATTATTTCTAAGGTCTATAAAACACCAGCTTTTGGTTTTGAAGGCGAGGCGTTTTATAACACTTGCTTAATTCTAGAAACCGAATTTAAAGCAAGTAAGCTTTTAAAGATTCTATTAGATATTGAAAAGCAATTAGGAAGAGTTCGCTCTAAAAAGGAAGGGTATGAATCTAGAATTATAGATTTAGATATTATTTTTTATGCGGATGAAGTTATAGATACGAAATCGTTGCAAATTCCGCATCCAGAAATGCATAAGCGTAAGTTTGTATTGCAGCCTTTACATAATATAACTTCGCAAATGAAGCACCCCGTTCTAGGGAAGGAAGTTAGTGTTTTGTTAGAAGCATGTGAAGATACTAGTGTTTTAGAACCCGTAAATATTTGGTTGAAAAACCCAAGTAAGCAATATGACTTTTCTAAGTATAATTTTATTGCAATTGAAGGAAATATTGGTGCAGGGAAAACGAGTTTAACCAATAAAATGGCGCACGATTTTAATGCAAAACTTATTTTAGAACGCTTTGCTGACAATCCGTTTTTACCCAAATTTTATAAAGAACCTAAGCGTTATGCGTTTACTTTAGAGATGTCCTTTCTTGCAGATCGTTACCAACAAATTAGTGACGATTTATCGCAATTAGATTTATTTAAGGATTTTATTGTTAGCGATTATGATGTTTTTAAGTCGTTAATATTCTCTAAAATCACCTTGCCAGAAGACGAGTTTAAATTGTATAGAAAACTCTTTTATCAAGTATATAAAGATATAGCAAAGCCAGATTTATATGTGTATTTATATCAAAATACCGAAAGACTTCAGGCAAATATCAAGAAAAGAGGTAGGAATTACGAGAAAGATATCGAAAACGATTATCTGGACAAAATCAATTCGGGATATTTAGAATTTTTAAAAGAACAAACCGAATTGAATATTAAAATCATTGATATTTCAAATAAAGACTTTGTGAAAAACAGAGCAGACTACCTTTGGTTGTTAGATAGGATTTGTGAGTGA